The Salvia splendens isolate huo1 chromosome 20, SspV2, whole genome shotgun sequence nucleotide sequence tcgagtaaaaaaataaaaaataaaaaagaaagaaaaactgtaatattaacggtaatattaccatttttctttttttaatttttttaattcaattttttctaaaaaaatgatttattgcctcagcgtgacgatgcccactcgcaggccggcgagtgagcgtcacgcatggcgccggcgcgtggcgagacgtcttgCCATCCGTCTCGGCGGGACGGAACGCTCGGCGGGCTAGGGACGAGatggggcgctgcaacgcgtcacgccgcctTCTCGTCCCAGCGTGACGAattacgggccacccgcgtgacgcgttgcgggtagCCTTAGAGGTCTTGATTGTTGGTTGACTCACATGACTTGTACGATTGGTGTCCCTAAGTGTGATGGAATGTATCTCTTGTGGTGGTTATCAAAGGTAAGTGACTATTATGAATTTTTTGACATCCCCCGGATGATCGTCAAAGTGTAGTTGCATTGATGTAAGAagtttcagttgttgattggtTCCATTTGCGTATGACCAACGGCTTGATCGATGGCTTGGATGATTTTGTCAATACATTCAAAAATCGATTCGCTCCTCTTCGTTGGATGGTGGATGCGGAAGGATCACAGGACCCAAGCCATgaatcttagagcatccacaaccgtgctcttgccagcggcacggttgtgggcccgggcggtactattcatgcatgctctctggcaagagcacaacacccacaactgtgctcttccgcaaggacgagcacaattaatataaaattcaattacacaaaaacatttccataatattaaaattcatttaaaacccacaataaatattacaaatgacaaataaaattaaacattgcataattaaaatcctaaaaattaaaaattacataattaaaatcctaaaaattaaaaattacataattaaaatcctaaaaataagattttgagtgggggatgaatgtgttgatagtttgtatgataattatgaatgagagatgaatgagagatgatttgatgtgataaatggatgatgaatgtgtgtatttatagatgattttggggaaaaaaaaataaaaaaaaatcaaaaaaattcagaaaaaacgggaaaaaacggccatatttttgggatttggaaaatattttttttttattttttagcattatttataattaaataccgatttttaaaaataaaaaataaaaaaagtttaaacacaacggctatgccgttgacgaatgggagcgcgccacgtgtgcgtccgctggcacggacgtgctcgatacatcgagcagcgccgtgccagcggcgcggctgcagcggcggcggtcctgcgccttgccaacggcgcggacggcggtggcgtctttcgccaccgctgcggatgctcttacgtGCAGTTgcatatgaaaaaaaaaagaatccaAAATGTAATGAACAAAACTTCGAATCTGAAAGTCTGAAATGGGAACCGGTAAATCTgaaattgcataaaaataaataaattatttaaaaattataattcatgaataaaaataaatctaaaatCTAAATTTATTTAACGGCAAATCAACAATGTATGCACTAGGTGCTTTATATTGTTAACTTTTGaagttgctaactcatcaatttagtagtgtattaaaaatgtcaacatgataacattaaaatatcaatacattaTGCCAACAcaatatattgaaatgtcaacaaaattatatgttgacatattaatgtcattgtgttgacatttttaaacCTCGCCTGGAATATGAcaatacttttttatttatccACTCTGAGTAGAGTAGCTTCCAAGTTCCAACAAATAATagagattaattaatttgtaaagCTTACAATGAGAGTTAATTGGCAACACTAAACTCAAACGCATAAAACTTTTATATTAACAGATAAATACCTCACTTTGTTTATCTCTTTGCTTTTGGATCGtttcttcttttacttaaaGTTAAAGCCCAAAACAACACTTGTGTAGTGTAGGATGTACAATACTTTTTATAAGAGTGCTGAATTAAAGATCACACCATCTACACATGATTAGTTTGTTATCTTAGGCACATAAACACACTATTACcctttatttaaattaatgtgAAAAAAGCTCCACTCTCATAGTCTCATTACACAACCAACATGATGCCATATTTCTCCTCAATTTCATCAAGAACACATCCAAAAATCATTTCAAGTACATCAAAATCCCAAAAACTTGAAAGAATTAGCCAACAAATGATCCACAGCAGTAGGAGCAAACTTCCTTGCAAACAGAAAACACACATTGGTAGCCTGGCCATTGTACAAGCATGATCCCTCAGCACCACCAACAGCCTCCTTGAAGAACTTCTCCGTCAGCTCCCCCTCGTCGTACGAGGCCGGGTGGGGCCCGCCCCTCGACCAGTCGACCCACGTGAGAGTCCGGTTGGCCAGGAGATGGGGCGACTGCAGGGTCATCATCGTGGGCAGGTAGTGCTCGTCCCCGTAGCATGTGTGGGGCCTACAGAACTGCTCAAACTTGGGGTGGTACAGGGTGTCCTGCACCACGTCGACCGCCAGCTTCCTGCTGAGCTCGAACCACTGGGACCCCTTGCGCCAGTCGGAGAGGTTCACCTCGGGGGCCATGCCCTCGTTGTAGCGCCCCCGGCCATAGGGGCCATCCTCATCAAAGGCGCCAAGGAAGCTGAATTGGGATTGGGATATGTAGGTGTAGATGTTGGTGAAGTTGTGGAGAGGGATGCAGGCCTCAGAGACGAGCACGAACCACTCGTTGGAGAAGTCCAGCAGCGCGTTCGCGAGGAGGCGCCTCTCTGCGTCGCACATGTTCATCCTCCCCCACTCAGCAACCTTATAAAAACAACAAGAAGAATAAGCCATTGTTACCAAAACTATGA carries:
- the LOC121780844 gene encoding glycosyltransferase BC10-like, giving the protein MQARVGSFSSLEEGQIPLRMMHQYSKHLLPLRLLLLFLLLGVGLVFIYISMYSYRYINIHNVASSTAATRIQTPHDGCVQESEGLESWIRPPSSLLHAMNDTELFWRASVVPEIDKYPFKRTPKIAFMFLTRGPLPLAPLWERFFSGNERLYSIYIHSSPGYDPEFKPSSPFYGRQIPSQVAEWGRMNMCDAERRLLANALLDFSNEWFVLVSEACIPLHNFTNIYTYISQSQFSFLGAFDEDGPYGRGRYNEGMAPEVNLSDWRKGSQWFELSRKLAVDVVQDTLYHPKFEQFCRPHTCYGDEHYLPTMMTLQSPHLLANRTLTWVDWSRGGPHPASYDEGELTEKFFKEAVGGAEGSCLYNGQATNVCFLFARKFAPTAVDHLLANSFKFLGF